A window of the Paenibacillus woosongensis genome harbors these coding sequences:
- a CDS encoding ribulokinase has translation MANKYTIGVDYGTQSGRAVLVDLADGREVADHVTPYPHHVIDEQLPGSGIKLEHDWALQHPDDYLEVLRKSVPAVIRESGIDPADVIGIGIDFTACTMLPIDEQGQPLCFDAKYIDNPHSWVKLWKHHAAQPEADKINEIAAERGEAFLPRYGGKISSEWMIAKVWQILDEAPEIYERTDMFLEATDWVISQMTGTIVRNSCTAGYKAIWHKQDGYPSKEYFKALDPRLENLTETKLRGEVIPLGTNAGGLTEHMAQIMGLKPGIAVAVGNVDAHAAVPAVGVVTPGKLVMAMGTSICHMLLGTEEKQVEGMCGVVEDGIIPGLYGYEAGQSAVGDIFEWYVEEAVPGYVKEAASKEGIGVHQWLEKEAAAYKPGQTGLLALDWWNGNRSVLVDTDLTGLILGMTLLTKPQEIYRTLLEATAFGTRKIVDAFHNNGVAVDALYACGGLPQKNRLLMQIYADVTNREIFVADSKQTPALGAAMFAAVAAGKEAGGYDTILDAAERMARVKEETFKPIPENVEIYDRLYQEYSKLHDYFGRGENDVMKRLKSIKKSTE, from the coding sequence ATGGCTAACAAGTATACCATCGGGGTAGATTACGGTACGCAATCGGGCCGCGCGGTACTGGTCGACTTAGCGGACGGACGCGAAGTGGCGGATCACGTGACCCCTTATCCGCATCACGTTATCGACGAACAGCTGCCGGGCTCCGGTATCAAGCTTGAGCATGACTGGGCGCTGCAGCATCCTGATGATTATCTGGAGGTGCTGCGGAAATCCGTGCCAGCGGTTATCCGGGAGTCTGGCATCGATCCGGCTGATGTAATCGGAATTGGGATCGATTTTACGGCATGCACGATGCTGCCGATTGACGAGCAGGGCCAGCCGCTCTGCTTCGATGCGAAATACATCGATAATCCGCACAGCTGGGTGAAGCTATGGAAGCACCACGCCGCTCAGCCGGAAGCGGATAAGATCAACGAAATCGCAGCGGAGCGCGGAGAAGCGTTTCTGCCACGTTACGGCGGCAAAATTTCATCCGAATGGATGATCGCCAAAGTATGGCAAATCCTTGATGAAGCCCCCGAAATCTATGAGCGCACAGATATGTTCCTGGAGGCGACAGATTGGGTCATCTCGCAAATGACGGGCACCATCGTCCGCAACAGTTGTACGGCCGGTTATAAAGCGATCTGGCATAAGCAGGATGGCTATCCAAGCAAGGAATATTTCAAAGCGCTGGATCCAAGGCTGGAGAATCTTACAGAGACAAAGCTTCGCGGTGAAGTCATTCCGCTCGGAACGAATGCGGGCGGGTTGACTGAGCATATGGCGCAAATAATGGGCCTCAAGCCGGGCATTGCAGTTGCCGTCGGGAACGTAGACGCTCATGCTGCCGTGCCGGCTGTCGGCGTCGTAACGCCGGGCAAGCTTGTGATGGCGATGGGCACCTCGATTTGCCATATGCTGCTGGGCACGGAAGAGAAGCAGGTCGAAGGCATGTGCGGCGTCGTTGAGGATGGCATTATCCCAGGGCTGTATGGATATGAGGCGGGACAGTCGGCCGTAGGCGATATTTTTGAATGGTACGTAGAAGAGGCGGTTCCGGGTTACGTCAAAGAAGCGGCGTCCAAGGAAGGCATCGGCGTCCATCAATGGCTAGAGAAGGAAGCCGCGGCCTATAAGCCGGGACAAACCGGATTACTGGCGCTGGATTGGTGGAACGGCAACCGGTCTGTTCTCGTCGATACAGATTTGACCGGCCTGATTCTGGGAATGACGCTGCTCACCAAGCCGCAGGAAATTTACCGTACCCTGCTCGAAGCTACGGCCTTCGGTACCCGTAAAATCGTCGACGCTTTCCATAACAATGGAGTTGCGGTTGATGCCTTGTACGCTTGTGGCGGATTGCCGCAGAAGAATCGTCTGCTGATGCAGATTTACGCGGATGTTACGAATCGCGAAATTTTCGTTGCCGATTCCAAGCAGACGCCGGCACTTGGTGCAGCGATGTTTGCGGCGGTAGCTGCCGGGAAAGAGGCTGGCGGTTATGACACGATTCTTGATGCGGCAGAGCGTATGGCCCGGGTGAAGGAAGAGACGTTCAAGCCGATTCCGGAGAACGTGGAAATCTACGACCGTTTATACCAGGAATACAGCAAGCTGCATGATTATTTCGGCCGCGGCGAGAACGACGTAATGAAGCGGCTCAAGAGCATCAAGAAATCTACGGAGTAA
- the araD gene encoding L-ribulose-5-phosphate 4-epimerase, translated as MLEALKQQVLEANLELPKHGLVTFTWGNVSGIDRGSGLFVIKPSGVPYEELKAEDMVVVDLEGNVVEGKLRPSSDTPTHMVLYRSFPDIGGVVHTHSPWGTSWAQAGKALPAYGTTHADYFYGEIPVTRPMTREEIEGAYELETGNVIVERFADIDPNQVPGVLVHAHAPFVWGKDAHNAVHNAVVLEEVAKIAARMLMLNPEVAPMDQTLLDRHFLRKHGAKAYYGQK; from the coding sequence ATGTTGGAGGCGCTTAAACAGCAAGTTCTGGAGGCTAATTTGGAGCTGCCGAAGCACGGACTGGTTACATTTACATGGGGAAACGTCAGCGGCATTGATCGTGGAAGCGGGCTGTTCGTCATAAAGCCAAGCGGTGTGCCGTACGAGGAATTGAAAGCGGAAGATATGGTTGTTGTGGATCTGGAGGGCAATGTGGTCGAGGGCAAATTGCGTCCATCTTCCGATACTCCGACCCATATGGTGCTGTACCGGTCTTTTCCGGATATCGGCGGGGTCGTGCACACTCACTCACCTTGGGGAACAAGCTGGGCGCAGGCCGGAAAGGCGCTGCCAGCTTACGGTACGACACATGCCGATTATTTCTACGGAGAAATTCCTGTGACCCGGCCGATGACCCGGGAAGAAATCGAAGGCGCTTATGAACTGGAGACGGGGAACGTAATCGTCGAACGGTTTGCGGACATCGACCCGAACCAGGTACCAGGTGTATTGGTGCATGCCCATGCACCTTTCGTATGGGGAAAAGATGCCCACAATGCGGTTCATAACGCGGTTGTTCTTGAGGAAGTAGCGAAGATTGCGGCACGCATGCTGATGCTGAATCCGGAGGTGGCACCTATGGATCAGACGCTGCTGGACCGCCATTTCCTGCGCAAGCATGGAGCCAAGGCATATTACGGACAAAAATAA
- a CDS encoding GntR family transcriptional regulator, whose protein sequence is MSNRRIPKYLQLKNELLSWFETGKLQPGQQVPSENEISEQFGISRQTVRQTFGELEKEGWLERIQGKGTFARNPLRREGEQVKTIGIITTYISDYIFPHIVRGAEAELRSKGYRLLLSSTDNNKEKEMESLQLMTSQPLSGLIIEPTKSAEGNPNLSYFLSLQEKGIPYLMINEKYRELECPCLKVDDELGGYLAARHLLEKGHTSIVGFFKRDDLQGVNRLKGFLAAHREFGISVSPQRVVTYTTEEKDEVPYTQAVQLLQQDEEGRPTAFVCYNDQLAVVLMEAIQQCSLRVPEDVSVVGFDDSSLALASGTKLTTLTHPKTEMGELAARQLIGMIEHGLVVEDTVFKPEIVERESVQNREQANQEVELQS, encoded by the coding sequence ATGAGTAATCGGCGGATTCCTAAATATTTGCAGCTCAAAAATGAACTGTTGTCATGGTTTGAAACGGGAAAGCTGCAGCCCGGACAACAGGTCCCATCGGAGAACGAGATTTCTGAACAGTTCGGCATTAGCCGGCAAACGGTGCGCCAGACGTTCGGTGAATTGGAGAAGGAAGGGTGGCTGGAGCGGATTCAAGGCAAAGGCACCTTCGCGAGAAACCCATTGCGCCGAGAGGGTGAGCAGGTCAAGACGATCGGGATCATCACGACATACATTTCGGACTATATCTTTCCCCATATCGTCCGCGGCGCCGAGGCAGAGCTGCGAAGCAAAGGATACCGGCTTCTTCTATCGAGCACGGATAACAATAAAGAGAAGGAAATGGAAAGCCTGCAGCTGATGACCAGCCAGCCGCTGAGCGGGCTCATCATCGAGCCCACCAAGAGCGCGGAAGGCAATCCGAACTTAAGCTACTTTCTGTCGCTGCAGGAGAAGGGCATTCCGTACCTGATGATCAATGAGAAGTATCGCGAGCTGGAATGTCCTTGCCTGAAGGTGGATGACGAGCTTGGCGGCTATTTGGCTGCACGACATCTGCTGGAGAAGGGACACACCTCTATCGTCGGGTTCTTTAAACGGGATGACCTGCAAGGGGTAAATCGCCTTAAAGGTTTTCTCGCGGCGCATCGGGAGTTCGGGATCAGTGTATCTCCCCAACGAGTAGTAACTTACACGACGGAGGAGAAGGACGAAGTTCCGTACACTCAAGCTGTGCAGCTGCTACAGCAGGATGAGGAAGGCCGGCCGACCGCCTTTGTGTGCTACAACGATCAATTGGCGGTCGTTCTGATGGAGGCTATTCAACAGTGCAGCCTACGGGTTCCGGAGGACGTTTCGGTCGTCGGTTTTGACGATTCATCTCTTGCGCTCGCTTCCGGGACGAAGCTGACGACGCTGACGCATCCGAAGACGGAGATGGGTGAGCTGGCAGCCCGGCAGCTCATCGGGATGATTGAGCATGGGCTGGTGGTTGAAGACACGGTCTTTAAACCGGAGATCGTAGAGCGGGAATCCGTGCAAAACAGAGAACAGGCGAATCAAGAAGTGGAATTGCAAAGCTAG
- the araA gene encoding L-arabinose isomerase yields the protein MNLKPYSFWFVTGSQHLYGPETLEEVAGHSRIIAEQLDKDPAFAQSIVFKPIVTTPDEIYKLIVEANSDSSCAGIITWMHTFSPAKMWIRGLSQLQKPLLHFHTQFNRDIPWETIDMDFMNLNQSAHGDREYGHIGARLGIARKIVVGHWEDAKVRQDIAGWMRTAVSYAESRSLKVARFGDNMREVAVTEGDKVEAQIQLGWSVNGYGIGDLVQLVNEVSDAEVKQLLDEYAEKYTITKEGLSPGSVRDSIAYQARLEIAMKRFLEAGNFGAFTTTFEDLHGLKQLPGLAVQRLMEAGYGFGGEGDWKTAALTRVLKVLANNKNTSFMEDYTYHFEPGNHLILGAHMLEVCPTIAATKPSIEVHPLGIGGKEDPARIVFDGQDGPAVNASLVDLGNRFRLIVNVVDGVKVEKPMPKLPVARVLWKPQPSLREAAEAWILAGGAHHTVLSYNITAENLSDWAEMAGIEAVIIDKDTSLRRFKNELRWSDMAYRLR from the coding sequence ATGAATTTGAAACCGTATTCATTTTGGTTTGTAACAGGAAGTCAGCATTTGTACGGGCCTGAGACGTTGGAAGAGGTAGCTGGGCATTCCCGCATCATTGCCGAGCAGCTGGACAAAGATCCTGCGTTTGCACAATCCATCGTATTTAAGCCAATTGTAACCACACCAGATGAAATTTATAAATTAATTGTCGAAGCGAACAGCGATTCATCCTGCGCCGGGATCATTACATGGATGCACACGTTCTCGCCGGCCAAAATGTGGATCCGCGGCTTGTCCCAATTGCAGAAACCGCTACTTCATTTCCATACGCAATTTAACCGCGACATTCCTTGGGAAACGATTGATATGGACTTTATGAACCTGAACCAGTCTGCGCATGGCGACCGGGAATACGGCCATATCGGGGCCCGTCTTGGCATTGCCCGTAAAATCGTCGTCGGTCATTGGGAGGACGCAAAGGTTCGCCAGGATATCGCCGGGTGGATGCGGACAGCCGTTTCGTATGCAGAGAGCCGCAGCCTGAAGGTAGCGCGCTTTGGAGATAACATGCGCGAGGTAGCGGTAACTGAGGGCGATAAGGTTGAAGCGCAAATCCAGCTTGGCTGGTCGGTGAACGGGTATGGTATCGGCGATCTCGTACAGCTGGTAAACGAAGTAAGCGATGCAGAAGTGAAGCAGCTTCTCGATGAATATGCTGAGAAATACACGATTACCAAAGAAGGTCTGAGTCCTGGTTCGGTTCGCGATTCGATCGCTTATCAGGCGCGTCTCGAAATCGCGATGAAACGGTTCCTTGAAGCTGGTAATTTTGGTGCGTTCACTACGACATTTGAAGACTTGCATGGTCTGAAGCAGCTCCCGGGTCTGGCTGTACAGCGCCTGATGGAAGCGGGCTACGGCTTCGGCGGCGAAGGCGACTGGAAGACCGCCGCATTGACCCGCGTGCTCAAAGTGCTTGCCAACAACAAGAATACTTCCTTCATGGAGGACTACACGTATCATTTCGAGCCGGGCAACCATTTGATCCTTGGCGCACATATGCTTGAGGTTTGCCCGACGATAGCCGCGACGAAGCCGTCGATCGAGGTTCACCCGCTAGGTATCGGGGGCAAGGAAGATCCGGCGCGCATCGTCTTTGATGGTCAAGACGGCCCGGCGGTCAACGCTTCCCTCGTGGACCTGGGCAACCGTTTCCGCCTGATCGTTAACGTTGTAGACGGGGTAAAGGTAGAGAAGCCGATGCCGAAGCTGCCGGTTGCCCGCGTGCTCTGGAAGCCACAGCCGTCGCTGAGAGAAGCTGCAGAAGCATGGATTTTGGCAGGCGGGGCTCACCATACGGTGCTGTCCTATAACATTACGGCCGAGAATCTGTCGGATTGGGCGGAAATGGCTGGTATCGAGGCTGTTATTATTGACAAGGATACGTCGCTGCGCCGGTTCAAGAACGAGCTTCGCTGGAGCGACATGGCATACCGCTTGCGCTAA
- a CDS encoding N-acetylmuramoyl-L-alanine amidase yields the protein MKTVWIDAGHGGKDPGATGNGLKEKDITLRISLAMKQQLEAQYADVKVLLSRTTDADITLKERTSKANQAGADILISVHCNAGGGAGGFESYRYTSASAGSKSLQDMLHNAIIAELKPYNVTDRGKKVKNLHMLRESKMTAVLTENLFIDVTGDANKLKQQEIIEVIVKGHVNGIAQFLSLKPKGGKQPEAVDPEKTQNWKESGREWLIANAGISPVWKATDPIDIGTLGTILSRLQK from the coding sequence ATGAAAACGGTATGGATCGACGCAGGGCATGGAGGGAAAGATCCGGGAGCAACCGGAAATGGATTGAAGGAGAAAGACATTACTCTCCGGATTTCACTTGCCATGAAGCAACAACTTGAAGCTCAGTATGCGGATGTAAAGGTACTGCTCTCACGCACGACAGATGCTGATATCACCTTAAAAGAGCGTACCAGCAAAGCCAATCAAGCGGGCGCTGATATTCTTATCTCCGTTCACTGCAACGCCGGGGGCGGTGCCGGAGGATTCGAGTCTTACCGCTATACCTCGGCATCGGCGGGTTCCAAATCTCTGCAAGATATGCTGCATAATGCAATTATTGCGGAGCTCAAGCCTTATAACGTCACTGACAGGGGCAAGAAGGTCAAAAATCTTCATATGCTTAGGGAAAGTAAAATGACCGCGGTGCTGACAGAGAATTTATTCATTGACGTAACTGGCGATGCGAACAAACTGAAGCAGCAGGAGATAATTGAAGTAATTGTTAAAGGGCATGTTAACGGTATTGCCCAATTTTTGAGCTTGAAGCCTAAAGGAGGCAAACAGCCAGAAGCGGTTGATCCTGAAAAAACACAGAATTGGAAAGAAAGCGGCCGCGAATGGCTTATTGCGAACGCTGGGATCAGTCCAGTCTGGAAGGCAACCGATCCGATCGATATTGGAACGCTTGGCACGATTCTCAGCAGATTGCAGAAGTAA
- a CDS encoding phage holin family protein, which produces MDWNVIFELIHPYLIGVVAVCWVIGYILKKTPKIPDWSIIYIVTVVAVLLTIWLLGWGPDSLIQGILTGAFAVYGNQFVKQALKGADDQ; this is translated from the coding sequence ATGGACTGGAACGTTATTTTTGAACTCATACATCCGTATTTAATCGGAGTTGTGGCAGTATGCTGGGTGATCGGCTATATTCTCAAAAAAACGCCCAAGATTCCCGATTGGAGCATTATATATATCGTTACCGTCGTTGCAGTTCTGCTTACCATTTGGCTGCTTGGATGGGGGCCGGATTCGCTGATTCAGGGCATTCTTACCGGAGCGTTTGCGGTATACGGCAATCAGTTCGTGAAGCAAGCATTGAAAGGGGCGGATGATCAATGA
- a CDS encoding tail fiber protein, with amino-acid sequence MASHTPNLDLLKKDPITDGSQTFNIETMLNENWDKIDSAVGQVREELANVDIPLSDATNGNRSDVAASEKAVGQVMSTAQAAQTTANAANTAAAAAQTRADAAFQLGNERKAEVVAALVAKGISASTSESWDSLISKMAGVIKATGNAVAADVLSGKTFSNASGNNLTGTMANQGAKAITPGTANKAISAGYHNGSGYVVGEPNLIAGNLPKDKTFWGIVGALERMTTAEKQAIANAITSKNVPASVNDTNTVLAQKIGQIVTGKRWASGTGMTVPVTWGNFEIRGLNFTPRIVIVHATYTISFEPYYWFKFYDPDDMTLHGCTVQYANNTLSLPTGNYRNPITIYPDGFSGNVGYGTISYEFKWKAYE; translated from the coding sequence TTGGCAAGTCATACACCTAACCTTGATTTATTGAAGAAAGATCCTATTACGGATGGAAGTCAGACGTTTAATATTGAAACAATGCTCAACGAGAACTGGGATAAGATTGATTCGGCGGTGGGGCAAGTCCGGGAAGAATTAGCGAATGTTGATATACCGCTGTCCGATGCGACAAACGGAAACAGGAGCGATGTTGCGGCTTCGGAAAAGGCTGTTGGCCAGGTCATGAGTACAGCGCAGGCTGCCCAAACAACGGCTAATGCAGCAAATACGGCGGCGGCAGCGGCGCAGACCAGAGCTGATGCGGCTTTTCAGCTTGGCAATGAGCGGAAAGCGGAAGTGGTTGCCGCGCTTGTTGCCAAAGGGATTTCGGCATCCACGTCTGAGAGTTGGGATTCGTTGATCAGTAAGATGGCAGGGGTTATTAAAGCGACGGGGAATGCTGTTGCTGCGGACGTGTTAAGCGGAAAGACGTTTAGTAACGCCAGCGGAAATAACCTAACTGGTACCATGGCGAATCAAGGGGCAAAGGCAATAACTCCGGGTACAGCAAATAAAGCTATCTCGGCAGGATACCACAATGGGAGTGGGTATGTTGTCGGAGAACCGAATCTCATAGCTGGAAATCTTCCGAAGGATAAGACGTTTTGGGGGATAGTAGGGGCGCTAGAGCGCATGACCACAGCGGAAAAGCAGGCTATAGCAAACGCAATAACATCCAAAAATGTACCTGCTAGTGTTAATGATACAAATACAGTACTAGCTCAAAAGATCGGGCAGATCGTTACTGGAAAAAGGTGGGCAAGCGGTACCGGGATGACTGTTCCCGTCACATGGGGTAATTTTGAAATTAGAGGTCTAAATTTTACACCCAGAATAGTCATTGTACATGCAACTTATACTATTTCATTTGAACCGTATTACTGGTTTAAATTTTACGATCCAGATGACATGACATTACACGGGTGTACGGTACAATACGCTAATAACACCTTAAGCTTACCTACGGGTAATTACAGAAATCCAATAACTATTTATCCTGATGGATTTTCCGGCAATGTGGGATATGGAACCATTAGTTACGAATTTAAATGGAAGGCTTACGAGTAA
- a CDS encoding YmfQ family protein, whose amino-acid sequence MNEFTVTSPRGKEMFSYLPGYYESSRVIRANMQAKGSELDALNQALDETLSQFFVQTATWGLDRWEYELGIETDHTKPIEQRRAVVESKLRGVGQFSGRLVKNVAEAYDGGTVDVSFQPAEWSFTIKFIDTIGIPPNLDDLKAVIEEIKPAHLAVEYEFSYLLIRDIHAVMTLGELEQVSLSKFAGGGSVGKSYT is encoded by the coding sequence ATGAATGAATTTACTGTTACTAGCCCTAGGGGCAAAGAAATGTTTTCCTATCTACCTGGTTATTATGAGTCATCCAGAGTAATACGTGCCAATATGCAGGCCAAAGGAAGCGAGCTTGATGCATTGAATCAAGCGCTGGATGAAACCCTTAGTCAATTTTTCGTTCAGACGGCCACCTGGGGGCTGGATCGGTGGGAATACGAGCTAGGTATTGAAACAGATCATACAAAGCCGATTGAGCAGCGACGTGCGGTAGTGGAGTCCAAATTGCGTGGGGTTGGTCAGTTTTCGGGGCGGCTCGTCAAGAACGTGGCTGAAGCCTACGACGGCGGAACTGTAGATGTGTCTTTCCAACCTGCGGAATGGAGCTTTACGATCAAGTTTATTGATACGATCGGAATTCCTCCGAATCTGGATGACCTGAAGGCTGTTATTGAAGAGATTAAACCGGCTCATCTGGCGGTGGAATATGAATTTAGCTATCTGCTGATCCGGGACATTCATGCTGTAATGACACTTGGTGAATTAGAGCAGGTATCGCTATCAAAATTTGCAGGAGGTGGTTCAGTTGGCAAGTCATACACCTAA
- a CDS encoding baseplate J/gp47 family protein: MAGLPVYLQEQTEEQIMQRMLSRVPDDIDKSEGSFIWDAQAPVAFMLSEAALWARQVLEWGFASSSYGPYLDMRAAEHGVVRRAATAATGQVQFTGTPGITVPAGTLVATPADEITGEASIEYATTAAVTLDDTGVAFVGIRAVEPGRNGTVPAGVITVLSASVNGITAVTNLEETRGGTDVESDESLLERFLNQVRSQGTSGNKAQYMKWAGEVPGVGGVQVHPLWNGAGTVGIYLLDADKRAANEDIVAAAQQYIDPTQDGQGEGMAPAGPVVTVMAAEEVPIHISVKLTLADGATLAEVKALIEKGVQAYLKQLAFADPLVRVTRIASVLLDIPPIIDYSDLTVNGLSDTNIQIEFGQVAVLGAVDVHE; encoded by the coding sequence ATGGCAGGATTGCCAGTATATTTGCAAGAACAGACGGAAGAACAGATTATGCAGCGAATGTTAAGTCGGGTGCCTGACGATATCGATAAATCGGAGGGCTCTTTTATTTGGGATGCGCAGGCTCCTGTGGCTTTTATGCTATCGGAGGCTGCGCTCTGGGCCAGACAGGTGCTGGAATGGGGCTTTGCCAGCTCGTCTTATGGGCCATACCTGGATATGCGAGCAGCAGAGCATGGTGTGGTGCGGCGTGCTGCGACGGCGGCGACCGGACAGGTTCAGTTTACCGGAACGCCAGGCATAACGGTGCCTGCGGGCACGCTGGTAGCTACTCCGGCCGACGAAATTACGGGGGAAGCTTCTATTGAATACGCGACGACCGCAGCCGTGACGCTGGATGACACAGGTGTGGCATTTGTGGGTATTCGCGCCGTAGAACCAGGCCGCAATGGCACAGTGCCTGCAGGTGTGATTACGGTGCTGTCTGCTTCGGTGAACGGGATCACGGCAGTGACGAACCTTGAGGAGACCCGGGGCGGTACGGATGTAGAGTCGGATGAATCGCTGCTGGAACGTTTTTTGAATCAGGTGCGAAGCCAAGGAACGAGCGGGAACAAAGCCCAATATATGAAATGGGCCGGAGAGGTGCCGGGCGTTGGCGGCGTACAGGTTCATCCGTTATGGAACGGAGCGGGAACGGTCGGCATTTATTTGCTTGATGCGGACAAACGCGCGGCCAACGAGGATATCGTTGCGGCAGCCCAGCAATATATCGACCCGACGCAGGACGGGCAAGGAGAGGGCATGGCTCCGGCGGGGCCGGTTGTGACCGTGATGGCGGCTGAGGAAGTGCCGATTCATATCAGCGTTAAGCTGACCCTGGCCGACGGGGCTACCTTGGCCGAAGTGAAGGCGCTGATCGAAAAGGGAGTGCAGGCATATTTGAAGCAGCTGGCTTTTGCCGATCCGCTCGTGCGGGTAACGCGTATTGCTTCAGTTCTGCTGGATATTCCGCCGATTATCGATTACTCCGATCTAACGGTGAATGGACTATCCGATACAAATATTCAAATTGAATTCGGACAGGTCGCTGTGCTTGGGGCGGTGGATGTCCATGAATGA
- a CDS encoding DUF2634 domain-containing protein — protein sequence MANLFPAEQEWDASSDVAGLDELNVLEGQRAGDGGVFGRSWLFDFDAGEFRMTPTRKIVSADETAAWMMWCEKAVRTARYHHLIYSRDYGQEYEGLIGRGMSRGALESEIQRMTTEALMIDPRTARVDQFSFRWSGDACLFSCRVMNVRDETAVLEGSVTV from the coding sequence GTGGCTAATTTATTTCCAGCGGAGCAGGAATGGGACGCTAGCTCGGACGTGGCTGGGTTGGATGAGCTGAACGTGCTAGAGGGGCAGCGTGCAGGAGATGGCGGAGTGTTTGGACGAAGCTGGCTGTTTGATTTTGACGCAGGTGAGTTCCGGATGACCCCTACGCGAAAAATAGTGTCCGCCGACGAGACCGCAGCCTGGATGATGTGGTGTGAGAAGGCCGTGCGAACCGCACGGTATCATCACTTAATTTATTCCCGCGATTACGGGCAGGAATACGAAGGCCTGATCGGCCGGGGGATGAGCCGCGGGGCGCTGGAATCGGAAATTCAGCGCATGACGACGGAGGCATTGATGATAGATCCGCGTACGGCGCGGGTGGATCAGTTTTCTTTTCGCTGGTCTGGGGATGCCTGCTTGTTCTCCTGCCGCGTGATGAATGTAAGAGATGAGACTGCGGTTTTGGAAGGGAGCGTGACCGTGTAA
- a CDS encoding XkdQ/YqbQ family protein, with protein MSYEVVLEDKHYLRELIESVSLTDSLDQISYEARINLRVPESGLFIAPGQTIRVSGVHFGGKDMVYLLNPGVVWECISSNRGSKSLSLVVYDRTIYLAKSEDEYLFSSGGTASQRLKKYAQDWQIKLASIPDTEKALSKATYRSQAIYNMIVTDLRETVKLGGDAYMPRMTPAGLELFKIGSNKTVWKLEALEGIDQHRTLEGTITKVKVIGSTDSSKPASSRTGSDKNKADPPSQFLAVETGEVSTFGTLQRIVQDEDVKTPAEAKKLAKSMLTGLQETFTVNGLDINTLRAGDKVELNGLELIVMSISHELGDPGRMSLELGSYDYVKRRYYLNHG; from the coding sequence ATGAGTTATGAGGTGGTTCTGGAGGATAAGCATTATTTGCGGGAGTTGATCGAGAGTGTCTCCTTAACCGATTCGCTGGATCAAATTTCGTATGAGGCTCGCATCAATCTGCGGGTGCCTGAATCTGGACTATTCATTGCTCCGGGGCAGACGATTCGCGTAAGCGGCGTGCACTTTGGAGGGAAGGATATGGTCTATCTGCTGAATCCCGGCGTGGTGTGGGAATGCATCAGCAGCAATCGCGGCAGCAAGAGCCTCAGCCTTGTAGTGTACGACCGGACCATTTACCTCGCGAAATCGGAGGATGAGTACTTGTTCTCTTCGGGAGGAACAGCAAGCCAGCGGCTCAAGAAATACGCGCAGGATTGGCAAATCAAGCTGGCCTCCATTCCGGACACGGAAAAGGCGCTAAGTAAGGCGACTTACCGCTCTCAAGCGATCTATAACATGATCGTAACGGACTTAAGGGAGACCGTGAAGCTCGGCGGGGATGCGTATATGCCGCGGATGACGCCTGCGGGTCTCGAGCTGTTCAAAATCGGCAGCAACAAAACCGTATGGAAACTTGAAGCTCTGGAGGGCATCGACCAGCATCGGACCTTGGAGGGAACGATCACTAAGGTCAAAGTGATTGGCAGCACCGATAGCAGCAAACCAGCGAGTTCGAGAACCGGCAGCGATAAGAACAAAGCCGATCCCCCATCGCAATTTTTGGCGGTAGAGACGGGAGAAGTCAGTACATTCGGGACTTTGCAGCGGATTGTTCAGGACGAGGATGTGAAGACACCGGCGGAGGCTAAAAAATTGGCCAAAAGCATGCTGACCGGCCTTCAGGAGACTTTCACCGTAAACGGGCTCGACATTAACACGCTGCGGGCTGGTGATAAGGTGGAGCTAAACGGCCTGGAGCTGATTGTCATGTCCATATCGCATGAGCTGGGCGATCCGGGACGGATGTCGCTGGAGCTGGGGTCATACGACTACGTGAAAAGGAGGTATTATCTTAACCATGGCTGA